From a region of the Fischerella sp. JS2 genome:
- a CDS encoding HlyD family secretion protein gives MYKPLKNRWRRDLEIKRIPQVGKKPECYQVKIPNSEQIFEFGLEEYFLCQSMNGIATPSVIIDKFISRFNTLLAEEDFYQFSRQIAECNLLEPFTSEADIENAIQEPLLEIKQNEYTRISSGMNFSKKEKIKSQVYIWSAGNPGKTFAVIKNIFAPFSLLFQLSVWGLIPGIPIAFLTLFNNQFLLWSDYTSGIHSLPYLQIYAFNLIFASLTAKLAQGVVLTYYGGTVTKFGLVLAAGFLPRFYIDREPMWQLQRHRQLWTLAIPVIVRPILFVLGVLVWYLHRETGTQLSNYALLLAHASFIDFLLDASPLWPSDGYVWTTAYFRLPPNLFQRSFLVWDMLLNRRPLPKSLPKKQKLGLQLFLLGAGFFSISMILTIIYFAAGGLAENLPGILGNGTTYIFLFALLALVLRQPISRWLNSHKFNNLVTRDMITSAKESEYANQKVNKSWLGTFLKACTMLGGLALFLPYPYRSGGQIKLITSKQQQIQAEVEGKITRVLLKGGDGTWVKAGTVVATMEAPEISNEFSKTEEQINSKQADMRKQEAELAKLLATPKKEDIEVAKQQVGVASQQVEVAKQKVKVVQQEVEVAKGALQTAISKAEFSLREAERFKYLSEQGAYSRQQYEDADKRATTDRNTVEEMKQNVEKAQQSLQEAKGDVAVKYQKVEEAKANLSLVKSGPYPEELDAVRQEIAATRAEIQRLRQQLSYLNSQLKRTKLVMPFDGYIVTSELQQKVGNYLDKGDTFATVENSRNIYGEIQIPEYEVGEIISGGKAEVKLAAYPNDPLIGHVVSIEPITSTDDSSSKVSVNQTSGTTLESTNATSGRVVKVVVEFPRTSRILKSGMSGYAKIEGKSMPVIIAFTRPIVRFIQIELWSWIP, from the coding sequence ATGTATAAACCATTAAAGAACCGTTGGCGTAGAGATTTAGAAATTAAAAGAATTCCACAAGTAGGGAAAAAGCCTGAATGTTACCAAGTTAAAATTCCCAACTCTGAGCAAATATTTGAATTCGGATTGGAAGAATATTTTCTTTGCCAATCGATGAATGGAATAGCTACTCCATCCGTAATCATTGATAAATTTATATCTCGTTTTAATACCCTACTAGCAGAAGAAGATTTCTACCAATTTTCTCGTCAAATTGCAGAGTGTAATCTTCTCGAACCATTTACATCTGAAGCAGATATAGAAAATGCAATACAGGAACCATTATTAGAAATTAAACAAAATGAATATACCAGAATATCTTCTGGTATGAATTTTTCTAAAAAAGAAAAAATTAAATCTCAAGTCTACATATGGTCTGCTGGCAATCCTGGTAAAACATTTGCTGTTATAAAAAATATTTTTGCACCATTTAGTCTGTTATTTCAATTATCAGTTTGGGGATTGATACCTGGTATACCCATAGCTTTTTTAACTTTATTTAATAATCAATTTCTCTTGTGGTCTGATTATACTTCTGGAATTCATTCTTTACCTTATCTACAAATTTATGCATTTAATCTTATTTTTGCATCTCTAACAGCTAAACTAGCTCAGGGTGTAGTGCTTACTTATTATGGTGGCACAGTTACGAAGTTTGGCTTGGTTCTTGCTGCTGGATTTTTACCACGCTTTTATATTGATCGAGAGCCTATGTGGCAGCTTCAGCGTCACAGACAATTATGGACACTAGCAATTCCTGTGATTGTAAGACCAATTTTATTTGTTTTGGGTGTTTTAGTTTGGTACTTACATCGTGAAACAGGAACACAATTGAGCAATTATGCTCTTTTACTAGCTCATGCCAGCTTTATAGATTTTTTACTAGATGCAAGTCCTCTATGGCCTTCTGATGGCTATGTATGGACAACTGCTTATTTTCGTCTACCACCTAATTTGTTTCAACGGTCTTTTTTGGTTTGGGATATGTTACTTAATCGCCGTCCCCTACCAAAATCATTACCTAAAAAACAAAAATTAGGACTGCAACTGTTTTTGCTGGGTGCAGGATTTTTTTCAATATCGATGATTTTGACAATCATTTATTTTGCTGCTGGGGGTTTAGCAGAAAACTTACCCGGAATTTTAGGTAATGGTACTACCTATATATTTTTATTTGCACTGTTAGCACTCGTTTTACGCCAACCAATATCTAGATGGTTGAACTCCCATAAATTTAATAATTTAGTGACAAGAGATATGATTACATCAGCAAAAGAATCAGAATACGCAAATCAGAAAGTTAATAAATCTTGGTTAGGTACATTTTTAAAAGCATGTACAATGCTTGGAGGCTTGGCTCTTTTTTTACCATATCCATACCGTTCTGGTGGTCAAATTAAATTAATAACTTCTAAGCAACAGCAAATACAAGCTGAAGTTGAAGGAAAAATTACACGAGTTTTACTCAAAGGTGGTGATGGTACTTGGGTAAAAGCCGGAACTGTAGTAGCAACTATGGAAGCTCCAGAAATTAGCAACGAATTTTCTAAAACAGAGGAGCAAATAAACAGTAAACAAGCTGATATGAGAAAGCAGGAAGCTGAACTAGCTAAGCTACTAGCTACTCCTAAAAAAGAAGATATAGAAGTTGCTAAACAACAAGTAGGAGTTGCTAGCCAACAAGTAGAAGTTGCTAAGCAAAAAGTAAAAGTCGTACAACAAGAAGTAGAAGTAGCTAAAGGAGCGCTTCAGACTGCTATTAGTAAAGCTGAATTTAGTCTTCGTGAAGCTGAAAGATTTAAGTATTTGTCAGAACAAGGTGCTTATTCTCGCCAACAATATGAAGATGCTGATAAGCGTGCCACAACAGATCGTAACACCGTCGAGGAAATGAAGCAAAATGTTGAAAAAGCTCAACAAAGTCTACAGGAAGCAAAAGGAGATGTCGCAGTTAAATATCAAAAAGTAGAAGAAGCAAAAGCTAATCTCAGTTTAGTAAAGAGTGGACCTTATCCGGAAGAACTAGACGCCGTGCGTCAGGAGATAGCTGCTACTAGAGCAGAAATCCAGCGTCTTCGCCAACAACTGTCATATCTGAATAGTCAGCTTAAACGTACTAAGTTAGTCATGCCATTTGATGGATATATAGTTACTTCTGAATTGCAGCAAAAAGTAGGTAATTATTTAGATAAGGGCGATACCTTTGCTACTGTAGAAAACTCCCGCAATATTTATGGAGAAATTCAAATTCCTGAATATGAAGTAGGTGAAATTATTTCTGGAGGAAAGGCTGAAGTTAAGCTGGCTGCATATCCCAATGATCCTTTGATTGGACATGTAGTTTCAATTGAACCTATTACCAGCACTGATGATTCATCAAGTAAGGTTTCTGTTAATCAAACCTCAGGTACAACGCTAGAATCTACAAATGCAACATCCGGTCGAGTAGTGAAGGTAGTAGTAGAGTTTCCCAGAACTAGCAGAATTTTAAAATCTGGTATGTCTGGTTATGCAAAAATTGAGGGTAAAAGTATGCCTGTAATCATAGCGTTTACCCGTCCTATTGTTCGATTTATTCAAATTGAATTGTGGTCTTGGATTCCTTGA